In Emys orbicularis isolate rEmyOrb1 chromosome 12, rEmyOrb1.hap1, whole genome shotgun sequence, one genomic interval encodes:
- the LOC135886925 gene encoding androgen-induced gene 1 protein-like, whose protein sequence is MAERFLAFVHLCCFLWASFSLSQNVGMPHSLRRESENTYGGRWKYLTFINQILQTLLFGICVIIDFAHMFIPATKNSMASRLLPPRDFIFSVLVFPVGLFVAVTFWTLYAYDRELVYPKELDEINPYWLNHTMHTTILPLLLIELITCPHKYLSKLKGMIGLSIFGTSYLTWVLWVNYASGIWAYPILEVLGVPGKAVLFTISYLVMIGFYLLGEHLTKLLWGDFRKYKKQA, encoded by the exons ATGGCGGAGCGGTTCCTGGCCTTCGTCCACCTGTGCTGTTTCCTCTGGGCCTCGTTCTCACTCTCTCAGAACGTGGGCATGCCCCACTCCCTCCGCAGGGAGAGCGAGAACACCTACGGCGGCCGCTGGAAATACCTGACCTTCATCAACCAG ATTCTGCAAACTCTATTGTTTGGAATATGTGTCATAATTGACTTTGCTCATATGTTCATCCCTGCCACAAAGAACAGTATGGCATCCCGATTGTTGCCTCCAAGAGACTTCATCTTCTCAGTGCTAGTATTCCCTGTTGGCTTA TTTGTAGCTGTTACTTTTTGGACCCTTTATGCATATGACAGAGAATTGGTATACCCTAAAGAACTGGATGAGATTAATCCATATTGGCTTAATCATACCATG cATACCACTATACTGCCACTACTTCTTATTGAGCTGATTACATGTCCACATAAATATCTTTCTAAATTGAAGGGAATGATAGGACTTAGCATCTTTGGTACTTCATACCTCACATG GGTACTATGGGTAAATTATGCATCAGGAATTTGGGCATacccaattttagaagtactagGCGTACCTGGAAAGGCGGTACTTTTTACCATTTCCTACCTTGTAATGATAGGATTCTACTTACTTGGAGAGCATCTAACAAAGTTATTATGGG GTGACTTTCGAAAATATAAGAAGCAAGCATAG